From a region of the Alkalinema sp. FACHB-956 genome:
- a CDS encoding type II toxin-antitoxin system VapC family toxin, translating to MIYLCDTNIISELVKPQPNPGVLTWSTTIVSFELSVITLEEIIYGLSAKPNSRIQSWFQNFLTTYCQIIPVTPDIAQTAGEIRGRLRSQGNTRTQADMLIAATAKVHQLTLVTRNIRDFEGCEISLLNPFTSD from the coding sequence ATGATTTACCTCTGTGATACCAATATTATTAGCGAATTAGTCAAGCCTCAGCCAAACCCTGGAGTCCTTACCTGGAGTACAACCATTGTATCCTTTGAGTTAAGCGTCATTACACTGGAAGAAATCATTTATGGACTAAGCGCTAAGCCTAACTCTCGAATTCAAAGCTGGTTTCAAAATTTCTTAACGACCTATTGCCAAATTATTCCGGTTACGCCTGATATTGCTCAAACCGCTGGAGAGATACGAGGACGGCTGCGGTCGCAGGGGAACACTCGAACCCAAGCTGATATGTTAATTGCAGCGACTGCTAAAGTTCATCAATTAACATTGGTGACCCGTAATATCCGTGACTTTGAGGGCTGCGAAATTTCATTGCTAAATCCATTTACTTCAGACTGA